Proteins encoded by one window of Ralstonia sp. RRA:
- a CDS encoding Ig-like domain-containing protein, with translation MKSDSFHATLFGLVRKAGFVASILAAASGASFAQSVNLTAAGVNAALPDGQSVPMWGYKCGTVTAPATCTASNPNAGAGWSPVVITVPPGPLTINLTNSLPGTVPTSLTIVGQVGGGLGTTATSKPSPVHPPQTATTWSTVTPASGVAGQGTPPPVVFQPPPQAPRVQSFSTEVAHGATTALTWANLRPGTYLIESGTHPSIQGPMGLYGVLVVRTPASAGVRARAYPNVSYDADVPLVLGEIDPALNREIALDVVTPNFSETQAWSGQPNQCGNPASKNYRTCYPPVVNYDPRYYLINGVAFDRSNPTRSQFAVNNVPANGQVLVRFVNAGLRMHVPATVGTQVTPPAAKPVPGFALIAEDGNPQPGNWKIQNEVFLPAGKVFDVMMDAPAAGASAVPVFDRQLSLSTDNQRDGGMRAYISVNGGALPTLTGAGSGVTAKNAQYYFTPNTTLTVSDPAKGVMANTVGIYGVELLTPPKNGTLTLNADGTFTYVPNAGTASDSFVYEANGNAAITGTVTLTALTSCGAGAAATGCLGGAPTAGNQSYMSNVAAQLRIASPGVLAYATDPSGLPMTAAIVGSATGGTVTLNPDGSFTATPTTVPTGNATATLTFKYNAVNSQKTSSATPGTVTVTFKAGSGLAVAVKDANTGTAITDYRWIIEEDRTFYIDPACQVNSTTNRPATCPPLPVPSIGTNFHTSYMPVVASGCVGQFACEFGQTVYDPATNTHKPTVCDIGNGVCRTDGAQQVPVDPSQVVLDPAKRYYISILPGDAGNAFTNNGGAPVPIDPANPTGATRQFDIAKDCPSGPGGADFAPPKGKCGHAMGGGPIAAGQKTVNVSLQQTPLKTAKVSVFVFEDDSPLNGEVDVHGGSDTAGSSREPGLGGFEIKLWDDAGGTGDPTGQMTYDMFNMPLSNSLAGTIDPSTGLDACPITLAPDHIVGMIPTCPPFESDGKTYSPLVGQAIIANLMPGRYGIIATPAADRIARGEQWLQTNTLDGQKAHDSFIKVGGPAYFQEFGPAGFHVSIGFANPKIINDRLPVVCNGTTCNNGVKGRITNLHYSRPPNENLYGSQSRKPLSFTQCYVSVGSTDGDDIAFAKCNPDGTFALNGLPDGTFRITVFDQWNDQIVDGLARAVTISGGTTMDVGDIAVLQWHTNLYTRTFFDLTGDGVSRDTDPGLAMVPMNVRFRDGSISNLGATDMNGYMSFNEVFPLFNWYVVEADTTRYKQTGVHVVYDAGGPPDGTPGGGKSVIAANLANTLESSTAHLPSNLRVPGAVYCNDADCNDRSGSNPSTGRIDPPWVTTMGWQGFSGQSGFVEFGKKAFAANENGGIQGEVAYASTRAFDDPTLTVHAKWLPNIPNVTVNLYQETIASDGSTTLKLVDTTKTTSWDDWAQGFRSDGVPNMNCPGQETTDPFYFTLKNSTQWLDPQQRALPNASQFKCYDGMHVFNQLQPAPFDGMYQFPSVTGRDPKTGKPTGTHCTVCAPNPTGDGTMMLPAGKYVVEVVVPPGYELMKEEDKNILIGDNFIAPVVQQFAGLNNIYIMPDQAAVNAAYNANNPQNMTTNLGSVTFPRSEGDTGMTETYWPCVGALRVVPDYLSLFPGAQQVAPFAGASRHLCDRKEVRLDNQMSVRAKFYLFSSTHVASHYTGFMLDDFSSEFDPYSPQFGEKFAVPNVPISIKDFAGNEISRVYSDQWGIFNGLTYSTWEVDPPNPTGYAPTMMVACMNDPDLPDPAHPGQTIRDPLYNPAYSQFCYEIPFMPGQTQYMDTPVVPVQAFADGYNPPDCAYPDATPAVSTVVGDPLPGGGSGPWVSAPLHTLTINALGDQPVPNSGYTGPAATAAPFNAKFVTRHYGFGAQGPDSSVTIGDQPAIIQSWSDSQIKVLVPPLTADQSSCPIQQPGQPQATCGELVINADNGKSSIDAVTVTIGGKTPTYVNGENATNNALQTAIDKATPGDMIVVGPGTYKEMLLMWKPLRLQGVGAPSVVVNANTHPSGKMDPWRRQVDCLFGVALDGGMISPTHPYDPSGAYTCSAGMQRQVDAIPLEPVVGWDTNLNGNLAELLMEPTLMGAYEGAAITVLAKGVRDVPGVNGLQPDPNCTANGICTPLTNSADDCKKYPTNFQCNPSRIDGMTFTNSSQGGGGIFLHGWNHNMEIANNRVMSNAGTLTGGITVGQVETPDGTIGDDGVTELPFEYNTNVNVHNNAVTNNASYGDEINSTTPSSAGGVTFCTGSDYYAFNYNWVCGNISSGDGGGVAHFGFSYEGNIANNWVLFNQSNNPTLPTYGGGIIVQGVPPDGSFCESSTVDIDCAPQLSDGAGPGIVIDSNLLIGNTAESGKGGGLRLQQVNGTDVQRSPSDPSQWYAVQVINNIIGNNVAGWAGGGVSLQDAVNVSFINNTVISNDATATSGVLFNTDAATQANVGPPNCTTVGAETTCKPITTSTNQPAGLEVAPHTANLIAAFNGASGACPAGMANCTQISNPILENNIFWQNRTFHITVGGLDSGIQGLQNIVTLVPTLNQAGHPTGYCPQGAVYWDIGVAGDTAANSHDSGYTLNPTYSILTDASDYPAQNNRGGNPRVVSQYCNGSRLPPEAGGNGIQVPPGIADAVLPNPLFSLQPSATPDEGNNWINMQYGPLSLSNPAVQTTAGTNTPALGNYVIQQGPAVAGGSPNGAPSYDFFGNPRVPWIDIGAVQWDPFNSILGFALPPRLLGRLGGGFNPPTGFPGGAGGLPLGPRTPPTGGLPGLPGLPGMPGTPPGVTPGAAPAGGAPAGFPGGRWFGGLLP, from the coding sequence ATGAAATCCGATTCGTTTCATGCGACGCTCTTCGGCCTGGTTAGGAAGGCCGGATTTGTGGCATCGATTCTCGCGGCGGCGAGCGGCGCGTCGTTCGCGCAATCCGTGAACCTGACGGCCGCCGGCGTGAATGCCGCGTTGCCCGACGGCCAGTCGGTGCCGATGTGGGGCTACAAATGCGGCACAGTCACGGCGCCCGCCACCTGCACGGCGTCGAATCCGAACGCCGGCGCAGGGTGGTCGCCGGTGGTGATTACGGTGCCGCCCGGTCCGTTGACCATCAACCTGACCAACAGCCTGCCGGGCACGGTGCCGACCTCGCTCACGATCGTTGGCCAGGTCGGTGGCGGTCTGGGTACGACGGCGACGTCCAAGCCAAGCCCCGTGCATCCGCCGCAGACCGCGACCACCTGGTCGACTGTCACCCCCGCGAGCGGTGTGGCGGGGCAGGGCACCCCGCCGCCCGTCGTCTTCCAGCCGCCTCCGCAGGCGCCGCGCGTGCAGTCGTTCTCGACGGAAGTCGCGCATGGTGCGACCACTGCGTTGACATGGGCAAACCTGCGGCCCGGAACGTATCTGATCGAATCCGGTACGCATCCGTCGATTCAAGGGCCGATGGGCCTGTACGGCGTGCTCGTGGTCAGAACGCCTGCGAGCGCAGGCGTGCGGGCGCGGGCGTATCCGAACGTCAGCTACGACGCCGACGTGCCCCTGGTGCTGGGGGAGATCGACCCTGCATTGAACCGTGAGATCGCCCTCGATGTGGTGACCCCCAACTTCAGCGAAACGCAGGCTTGGTCGGGCCAGCCAAACCAATGCGGCAACCCGGCGTCAAAAAATTACCGCACCTGCTATCCGCCAGTGGTCAACTACGACCCGCGCTACTACCTGATCAACGGTGTCGCGTTCGACCGCAGCAATCCGACACGCTCGCAGTTTGCCGTCAACAATGTTCCCGCGAATGGCCAGGTTCTCGTGCGTTTCGTCAACGCCGGGCTGCGCATGCACGTGCCGGCGACGGTCGGCACGCAAGTCACGCCGCCGGCCGCCAAGCCGGTTCCGGGCTTCGCGCTGATTGCCGAGGACGGCAACCCGCAGCCAGGCAACTGGAAGATCCAGAACGAAGTGTTCCTGCCCGCCGGCAAGGTATTCGACGTGATGATGGACGCGCCGGCAGCGGGCGCATCGGCCGTGCCCGTGTTCGACCGGCAATTGAGCCTGTCGACCGATAACCAGCGCGACGGCGGCATGCGGGCGTACATCAGCGTCAATGGTGGGGCATTGCCGACCCTGACGGGGGCGGGCAGCGGCGTCACTGCCAAGAACGCCCAATACTATTTCACGCCAAATACGACGTTGACGGTGTCCGACCCCGCCAAAGGTGTGATGGCCAATACCGTGGGCATCTATGGCGTCGAATTGCTGACCCCTCCAAAAAACGGCACGCTCACGCTCAATGCCGACGGTACGTTCACGTACGTACCGAATGCCGGAACCGCCTCGGACAGCTTCGTCTATGAAGCCAACGGCAATGCGGCCATCACCGGCACCGTCACGCTAACGGCCCTGACGAGCTGCGGAGCGGGGGCTGCGGCCACGGGCTGCCTGGGCGGCGCTCCCACGGCCGGAAACCAAAGCTACATGAGCAACGTGGCGGCCCAGTTGCGCATAGCGTCTCCTGGCGTGCTGGCTTATGCGACAGACCCCTCCGGCTTGCCGATGACGGCCGCCATCGTGGGCTCCGCAACGGGCGGCACCGTGACGTTGAACCCGGACGGTTCGTTTACCGCGACGCCGACGACCGTGCCCACAGGCAACGCGACCGCGACGCTGACGTTCAAGTACAACGCTGTCAATTCGCAGAAGACGTCGAGTGCCACACCCGGCACCGTGACCGTGACCTTCAAGGCAGGCAGCGGACTTGCGGTTGCCGTTAAGGATGCCAACACCGGCACGGCAATCACGGACTATCGCTGGATCATCGAGGAAGACCGTACTTTCTATATTGATCCGGCCTGCCAGGTGAACTCGACCACCAACCGGCCGGCCACGTGCCCACCGTTGCCGGTGCCGAGCATCGGCACCAACTTCCACACGAGCTACATGCCCGTGGTGGCGTCAGGCTGCGTGGGCCAATTCGCGTGCGAATTCGGCCAGACGGTGTACGACCCGGCCACCAACACGCATAAGCCGACCGTGTGCGACATCGGCAACGGTGTCTGCCGCACGGATGGCGCACAGCAGGTTCCGGTTGATCCGAGCCAGGTCGTGCTCGACCCGGCCAAGCGCTACTACATCTCCATTCTGCCGGGCGATGCGGGCAATGCCTTTACCAACAATGGCGGTGCGCCCGTGCCAATCGATCCGGCCAATCCGACGGGCGCGACGCGGCAATTCGATATTGCGAAGGACTGTCCGTCTGGCCCGGGTGGTGCCGATTTCGCCCCACCCAAGGGCAAGTGCGGTCACGCCATGGGCGGTGGCCCGATCGCGGCGGGGCAGAAAACAGTGAACGTCTCGCTCCAGCAGACGCCGTTGAAGACTGCGAAGGTGTCGGTGTTCGTGTTCGAGGATGATTCACCGCTGAACGGCGAAGTCGACGTGCACGGCGGCTCGGATACAGCCGGTTCATCCCGCGAGCCCGGTCTAGGCGGCTTTGAGATCAAGCTCTGGGACGACGCGGGTGGCACTGGTGACCCGACCGGCCAGATGACCTACGACATGTTCAACATGCCGCTGTCCAATTCGCTGGCCGGCACCATCGACCCATCCACCGGACTCGATGCATGCCCGATCACCCTGGCGCCGGACCACATCGTCGGCATGATTCCGACCTGCCCGCCGTTTGAATCGGATGGAAAGACCTACTCGCCGCTGGTGGGCCAGGCGATCATCGCCAACCTGATGCCAGGCCGCTACGGCATCATCGCCACGCCTGCGGCAGATCGCATCGCGCGCGGCGAGCAGTGGCTGCAGACCAACACGCTGGATGGCCAGAAGGCACACGACTCGTTCATCAAGGTGGGTGGCCCGGCTTACTTCCAGGAGTTCGGGCCGGCCGGGTTTCATGTGTCCATTGGTTTTGCCAACCCGAAGATCATCAACGACCGGTTGCCTGTCGTGTGCAACGGCACCACCTGCAACAACGGCGTGAAAGGGCGCATTACGAACCTGCACTACAGCCGCCCGCCTAACGAAAACCTGTATGGCAGCCAATCACGCAAACCGCTGAGCTTTACGCAGTGCTATGTGAGCGTTGGCAGCACAGATGGCGACGACATTGCCTTCGCCAAGTGCAACCCCGATGGCACCTTCGCCCTCAATGGCTTGCCGGACGGCACGTTCCGCATCACGGTGTTCGACCAGTGGAACGACCAGATCGTCGATGGCCTGGCGCGGGCGGTGACGATCAGTGGCGGCACGACGATGGATGTCGGCGACATTGCCGTGCTGCAGTGGCACACCAACCTGTACACGCGCACGTTCTTCGATCTGACGGGGGATGGCGTGTCGCGCGACACCGACCCCGGCCTGGCCATGGTGCCGATGAACGTCCGCTTCCGCGATGGCAGCATTTCCAATCTGGGCGCCACCGACATGAACGGCTACATGTCGTTCAACGAGGTGTTCCCGTTGTTTAACTGGTACGTGGTCGAGGCGGATACGACGCGCTACAAGCAGACGGGCGTTCACGTCGTGTACGACGCCGGTGGCCCGCCGGACGGCACGCCCGGCGGCGGAAAGTCGGTCATCGCCGCCAACCTTGCCAACACGCTCGAATCGTCCACGGCGCATCTGCCCAGCAACCTGCGGGTGCCAGGCGCCGTCTATTGCAACGACGCGGACTGCAACGACCGCAGCGGTTCCAACCCGTCCACCGGCCGCATCGACCCGCCGTGGGTGACCACGATGGGATGGCAGGGCTTCTCAGGGCAGAGCGGGTTCGTCGAGTTCGGCAAGAAGGCGTTCGCGGCCAACGAGAACGGCGGCATCCAGGGCGAAGTGGCCTACGCTTCCACGCGCGCGTTCGACGACCCGACGCTGACGGTGCACGCAAAGTGGCTGCCGAACATCCCGAACGTGACGGTCAACCTGTATCAGGAGACCATCGCGTCAGACGGCTCCACGACGCTCAAGCTGGTGGATACCACCAAGACGACAAGCTGGGACGATTGGGCACAGGGCTTCCGCTCCGATGGTGTTCCGAACATGAATTGCCCGGGGCAGGAAACGACGGATCCGTTCTATTTCACGCTGAAGAATTCAACGCAATGGCTCGATCCGCAACAGCGTGCACTGCCCAACGCTTCCCAGTTCAAATGCTACGACGGCATGCATGTATTCAACCAACTGCAGCCGGCGCCGTTTGATGGGATGTATCAGTTCCCCAGTGTGACCGGCCGCGACCCGAAAACCGGCAAGCCCACTGGCACGCACTGCACCGTCTGCGCGCCCAACCCGACGGGTGACGGCACGATGATGCTGCCCGCTGGCAAATATGTGGTGGAAGTGGTCGTGCCGCCCGGCTACGAACTGATGAAGGAGGAAGACAAGAACATCCTGATTGGCGACAACTTCATTGCGCCGGTGGTCCAGCAGTTTGCCGGCCTGAACAACATCTACATCATGCCCGATCAGGCAGCGGTGAACGCAGCGTACAACGCCAACAACCCGCAAAACATGACCACCAACCTTGGGTCGGTCACGTTCCCGCGCAGTGAGGGCGATACGGGGATGACAGAGACCTACTGGCCATGTGTCGGCGCACTGCGCGTCGTGCCGGACTACCTGAGCCTGTTCCCAGGGGCGCAGCAGGTGGCGCCGTTTGCCGGGGCATCGCGCCACTTGTGCGACCGCAAGGAGGTGCGGCTGGACAACCAGATGTCGGTGCGGGCCAAGTTCTACCTGTTCAGCTCGACACACGTTGCCTCGCATTACACGGGCTTCATGCTGGATGATTTCTCGTCGGAGTTCGATCCGTACTCGCCGCAATTTGGCGAGAAGTTCGCGGTCCCGAACGTGCCGATTTCCATCAAGGATTTCGCCGGCAACGAGATCTCGCGTGTGTACTCGGATCAATGGGGCATCTTCAACGGCCTGACGTACTCGACGTGGGAAGTCGATCCGCCGAATCCGACCGGCTATGCGCCGACTATGATGGTCGCCTGCATGAACGATCCGGACCTGCCGGACCCGGCGCATCCCGGCCAGACCATCCGTGACCCGCTCTACAACCCGGCCTACAGTCAGTTCTGCTATGAAATCCCGTTCATGCCGGGGCAGACGCAGTACATGGACACGCCCGTGGTGCCCGTACAGGCCTTTGCGGACGGGTACAACCCGCCGGATTGCGCGTATCCCGATGCCACGCCGGCTGTCTCCACCGTGGTTGGCGACCCATTGCCCGGTGGCGGCAGCGGCCCGTGGGTGAGTGCACCGCTGCACACGCTGACGATCAATGCCCTTGGCGATCAGCCCGTGCCGAACAGCGGCTACACCGGGCCGGCTGCAACAGCCGCACCGTTCAACGCGAAGTTCGTCACACGCCACTATGGGTTCGGTGCGCAAGGGCCGGACAGCAGCGTCACGATTGGCGACCAACCCGCGATCATTCAGTCGTGGAGCGATTCTCAGATCAAGGTGCTGGTGCCTCCCCTGACTGCGGACCAATCGAGTTGCCCGATCCAGCAGCCCGGACAGCCGCAGGCCACTTGTGGTGAACTGGTGATCAACGCGGACAACGGCAAGAGTTCGATTGATGCGGTGACCGTCACCATCGGCGGCAAGACGCCCACCTATGTGAACGGCGAGAACGCGACAAACAACGCGCTCCAGACCGCGATCGACAAGGCCACGCCGGGCGACATGATCGTCGTCGGGCCAGGCACCTACAAGGAAATGCTGCTGATGTGGAAGCCCCTGCGGCTGCAGGGCGTGGGTGCGCCGTCGGTCGTTGTCAATGCCAACACGCATCCGTCCGGCAAGATGGACCCGTGGCGTAGGCAGGTCGATTGCCTGTTCGGTGTCGCGTTGGATGGCGGGATGATCAGCCCGACCCATCCGTACGACCCCAGCGGCGCATACACCTGCTCGGCTGGCATGCAGCGGCAGGTGGACGCGATCCCGCTCGAGCCCGTGGTCGGCTGGGACACGAACCTGAACGGCAATCTGGCTGAACTGCTGATGGAGCCCACGCTGATGGGCGCGTATGAAGGCGCGGCGATCACGGTGCTGGCCAAGGGCGTGCGTGACGTGCCCGGCGTCAACGGCCTGCAGCCCGACCCGAACTGCACCGCGAACGGCATCTGCACACCGCTCACGAATAGTGCGGATGACTGCAAGAAGTACCCGACCAACTTCCAGTGCAACCCGTCGCGCATCGATGGCATGACGTTTACCAACAGCTCACAGGGCGGAGGCGGCATCTTCCTGCACGGCTGGAACCACAACATGGAGATCGCCAACAACCGCGTGATGAGCAATGCGGGCACGCTCACCGGCGGCATCACAGTCGGGCAGGTGGAGACGCCTGACGGCACCATCGGCGATGATGGCGTGACGGAGCTGCCGTTCGAGTACAACACCAACGTGAACGTGCACAACAACGCCGTGACCAACAACGCTTCGTATGGTGACGAGATCAACTCGACCACGCCGTCCTCAGCAGGGGGGGTGACCTTCTGTACCGGCTCGGACTATTACGCGTTCAACTACAACTGGGTCTGCGGCAATATCAGCAGCGGAGACGGCGGTGGCGTGGCGCATTTCGGTTTCAGCTATGAAGGCAACATCGCCAACAACTGGGTGCTGTTCAACCAGAGCAACAACCCGACGCTGCCCACCTATGGCGGCGGCATCATCGTCCAAGGCGTGCCGCCGGATGGCTCGTTCTGCGAAAGCTCGACCGTTGATATTGACTGTGCACCGCAGCTATCCGATGGCGCCGGGCCGGGCATCGTGATCGACAGCAACCTGCTGATCGGTAACACGGCCGAGAGTGGCAAGGGTGGTGGGCTCAGGCTGCAACAGGTCAATGGCACCGACGTGCAGCGCAGCCCGAGTGACCCGAGCCAGTGGTACGCCGTGCAGGTGATCAACAACATCATCGGCAACAACGTCGCCGGTTGGGCAGGCGGGGGCGTGTCGTTGCAGGATGCCGTGAACGTGAGTTTCATCAACAACACGGTCATCTCGAACGATGCGACGGCCACATCCGGTGTGCTGTTCAATACCGATGCGGCAACGCAGGCGAACGTCGGGCCGCCCAACTGCACCACGGTGGGCGCGGAAACGACTTGCAAGCCGATCACCACGTCGACCAACCAGCCGGCCGGCCTGGAGGTGGCACCGCATACAGCGAACCTGATTGCAGCCTTCAACGGTGCGAGCGGTGCGTGCCCGGCCGGAATGGCCAACTGCACGCAGATTTCCAATCCGATCCTGGAGAACAATATCTTCTGGCAGAACCGCACATTCCATATCACCGTGGGTGGGTTGGATAGCGGAATCCAGGGCCTGCAGAACATCGTCACGCTGGTTCCGACGTTGAACCAAGCCGGTCATCCCACCGGATACTGCCCGCAGGGAGCGGTCTATTGGGACATCGGTGTGGCAGGCGATACAGCGGCCAACAGCCACGATTCCGGCTACACGCTGAATCCGACGTACTCGATCCTGACCGATGCGAGCGACTATCCGGCCCAGAACAACCGGGGCGGCAACCCGCGAGTGGTCAGCCAGTACTGCAACGGCTCGCGCCTGCCGCCGGAGGCGGGCGGCAACGGTATCCAGGTGCCCCCCGGCATTGCGGATGCTGTGCTGCCGAACCCGTTGTTCAGCCTGCAGCCCTCGGCCACGCCCGATGAGGGCAACAACTGGATCAACATGCAGTACGGTCCGCTGTCGCTGAGCAATCCTGCCGTGCAGACCACGGCGGGCACCAATACGCCGGCACTCGGAAACTACGTCATCCAACAGGGGCCGGCGGTCGCGGGCGGAAGTCCAAACGGCGCGCCGTCGTATGACTTCTTCGGCAATCCGCGGGTGCCTTGGATCGACATCGGGGCCGTGCAGTGGGATCCGTTCAACAGCATCCTGGGGTTCGCGCTTCCGCCGAGACTGCTTGGCAGGTTGGGTGGTGGATTCAATCCGCCCACGGGGTTTCCCGGTGGGGCTGGAGGATTGCCGCTCGGGCCGCGCACGCCGCCGACCGGCGGACTGCCCGGCCTACCCGGCCTACCCGGCATGCCCGGCACGCCCCCCGGTGTGACACCTGGTGCGGCACCTGCAGGCGGTGCACCGGCCGGATTCCCAGGCGGACGATGGTTCGGAGGACTGCTGCCATGA
- a CDS encoding multicopper oxidase family protein — translation MNHITFSAWNAWLGRLAAAIVIMLISIAARAAAPGIAGPTFDLTAEANRVSQPDGASVYSWGYGCNPRTAVSFLPAINPLDGQNCPSMQIPGPTLIVKQGDVVTVTLTNNLPAAAGNTSILFPGFQVCAATLNAATGACTGTATGVQGLLAREAPHGATVTYRFIATTPGTHAYYSGTQGDLQVEMGLYGALIVLPATSGTVAVPVGCHAVAAKLPDGQPDYRNAAAAYNHGMACYDREYLFQFSEIDPAIHAQAEQQAALPCTQPTGCMIVQTEPYHPAYFMVNGRSMPDDMDTNYAPQYPHQPYNGNPHMHPGELVLLRIIGTGRWQHPFHEHGNHVRVLARDGNLLLSQTDPTKLAGPLLFTTTTTPGLTMDGIFYWTGKGLNWDVYGHKPGDSSVCIPDANGYYTADPHAPNYYEWCADHGKPLEAHPFGDVSSGGPVTLPDANILTNGAWYAGSPYLGPDATVRAVGATGTTPPSSLIVNPPTTEAGFAYMWHSHNEREITTNNIFPGGMMMMMLVDPQAFTINEGN, via the coding sequence GTGAACCACATTACTTTTTCTGCGTGGAACGCTTGGCTGGGGCGCCTCGCTGCGGCCATCGTCATCATGCTGATCTCGATTGCCGCGCGCGCGGCGGCGCCGGGCATTGCGGGCCCCACCTTCGATCTCACCGCCGAGGCAAACCGGGTCAGCCAGCCCGATGGCGCCAGCGTGTATTCGTGGGGCTATGGATGCAACCCGCGCACGGCGGTGAGCTTCCTGCCCGCTATCAATCCGCTGGACGGCCAGAACTGCCCGAGCATGCAGATTCCTGGCCCCACGCTGATCGTCAAGCAGGGTGACGTGGTCACGGTCACGCTCACCAACAACCTGCCCGCCGCTGCCGGGAACACGTCGATCCTGTTCCCGGGCTTCCAGGTGTGCGCGGCAACGCTGAATGCCGCAACCGGCGCCTGCACGGGCACGGCAACCGGGGTGCAGGGCCTGCTGGCGAGGGAGGCGCCGCACGGCGCAACGGTGACGTACAGATTCATCGCAACGACGCCCGGCACGCATGCGTACTACAGCGGCACGCAGGGCGACCTGCAGGTCGAGATGGGGCTGTACGGCGCGTTGATCGTGCTGCCCGCAACCTCCGGCACGGTGGCCGTTCCCGTCGGCTGCCACGCAGTGGCTGCGAAGTTGCCCGACGGCCAGCCCGACTACCGCAACGCGGCAGCCGCCTACAACCACGGCATGGCGTGCTACGACCGGGAATACCTGTTCCAGTTCTCTGAGATCGATCCGGCCATCCACGCACAGGCCGAGCAGCAGGCGGCGCTGCCGTGCACGCAGCCCACCGGTTGCATGATCGTGCAGACCGAGCCGTATCACCCCGCGTATTTCATGGTCAACGGCCGGTCGATGCCCGACGACATGGACACCAACTACGCGCCGCAGTATCCGCACCAGCCATACAACGGCAACCCGCACATGCATCCGGGCGAGCTGGTGCTGTTGCGCATCATCGGCACCGGGCGTTGGCAGCATCCGTTCCACGAGCACGGCAACCACGTGCGCGTGCTGGCGCGCGACGGCAACCTGCTGCTCAGTCAGACCGACCCGACCAAGCTGGCAGGACCGCTGTTGTTCACGACCACGACCACGCCGGGGCTCACGATGGACGGCATCTTCTATTGGACCGGAAAAGGGCTGAACTGGGATGTCTATGGGCACAAGCCCGGCGACAGCAGCGTGTGCATTCCCGATGCAAACGGCTACTACACGGCGGATCCACACGCGCCCAACTACTACGAGTGGTGTGCCGACCATGGCAAGCCGCTTGAGGCGCATCCATTTGGCGACGTCAGTAGCGGTGGTCCGGTCACACTGCCCGACGCAAACATTCTGACCAACGGTGCGTGGTATGCGGGCAGCCCGTATCTCGGCCCGGATGCCACGGTGCGTGCCGTCGGCGCGACGGGTACGACTCCACCCAGCAGCTTGATCGTGAACCCCCCCACGACCGAAGCGGGGTTCGCCTACATGTGGCATTCGCACAATGAGCGTGAGATTACGACGAACAACATCTTCCCGGGCGGGATGATGATGATGATGCTCGTCGATCCGCAGGCCTTCACGATCAATGAAGGTAACTAA